From Brassica rapa cultivar Chiifu-401-42 chromosome A06, CAAS_Brap_v3.01, whole genome shotgun sequence:
aaagcgcgggtcaaaatctagtcttatatattaaaatagaagtcacaaccttgattcatgtgtgatttttttttaaatagacttaatggacctattcctaaaaagtcatgttacatttaatatcTAACTTTATCACTTAAATTTTGAGCCTACAAAAattttttattgggctatcaataattaaatttaaaaatagatggtccattagatttatatatagtataaataaaataaatataatttaatgttgtaatactatacctctaTATGcagaatatttaaatatttttcgaagttaacttttaaaattgtaaagatttttttgttaaataacaaaaatcatattatctaacaatgattaatctttaataccttaaaccaatgaaaacaaattttaaactatatagtttattttaaaaactaaacaaaaattaaatgtttaattatttactcgataatataaatctttgaaacgaaaattttaatttcttaaaaactttctaaatttgtgaaatattacaatatctttgaatatgacaataaaacaatattttactaatctttatatatatagttatgattttaataatgaaataataatccgaaaatatatatatagaagaaggtacaaatacatgtgaaagtatgaaacaatctattcaatggaaaaaaaatatacagtaagcttattatgttttaaaaattgatagacacatatatattataatatatactaatcttatatattaaaacatgagtcacaactttgattcatgtatgatttttaaaaaaattgacccTCCCTAAAAATCAgttatcattcatttattactaataagATGGATTAATAATATCATTCCTAATATAACATCGACTCCTAAAAACCCGGATTGGTTAACAAActcaccttgattcatgtgtgatatttttatttgaatcatcatttaaaatttgtagtaaatgtatttctttaatgctaatatataatcttttaactgctgaaatcataatataatttgatatcttttaatttaaaatataaatataaatatttaattttcttaacaaatgtGTTGAAAAACGTTATAGCAATatcttaattatcaaaaattgtatataaatattttctctaattttgtaattagtaataaaattaatgttattatacattaatatatatattttattatatattaatgttattatacaaataatcagttatcttttataaaatgaaaaacactatatcaaattttactattttatagttatatctatcattttaaaataaaaaattgtatttaactaaatatgataaaattattttaaattgataaattaatatattttattttgacaaacattaaaaatttatgctagaaatataatatgttggtagaacgggttaacattagtaaattagataattcatgtataaaattaacttatcttaaacttttatatatatatatatatagttattatcttaaatgaataaacatacaaaaatactgataaaggaaatctagcgctttgaattacggatcaggatcataataattgaataaaaaataattttaaaatatatataataaaagataccaaatatatatgtgatgatttgaaataatcaattaacttacagcatgaaaactatcaaattgttatatttaagatagttatatataaacatttaaatatataagtaactttaaaaatatattctaattatgtaatatatatataaacatgaaaattaataCCCGCACTGTTGTGCGGGTCCAAATctagtataaattaaatgagCTATTAggtattgatcaaaaaaaaaaatctctatattactccctccatttcatattaagtgtcgttGTAGGAAAAAAAtttcgttacaaaataagtgtcgttttcgattttcaatgcaaaatttattaattttatgcagtaatttatttttctattggttgaaatatggtaattgtgtttttatatatgaaatatacaaaattaattgttttcttaatttgtgtgcataaggtcaaaatgacacttaatatgatacagaaataatattttagaagtcagtttcttttgtattttgGTTTCGTACTATACTTTAAGCACAAGAAAGTATTCCCTCTctcaaactcttttttttttgtagtattGAGTTACTCTTGTAGTCTTTGTGAAGATGAACAgctaataataatttttagtgtCAGTTTATGGGGATTAAACCAAGATTTGGGTACTGAAAAGTGATGAGAAAAGCCAAGGAATGGGATAACATAACATAAAtcattacatataaaatataatcaacCGAAGAAGTTTGCAACTTTGAAGCCAAAATGCGTTGTCAATGGCCAGAACCAAAGCATGATCAAGCCCATACCTGTCGACAGCGCAAGAAAACGTATGAACTGGGAACGATGCGCACAACGCTAGCCCACTCAACGTGTCCCCAAACATCGTCCCCGCCACCACCTCTTTCAAGCATAATCACCGAGCACCAAATGTTCTTGTTTTCACACTCCTCAAACTTGTTGAAAAGTAAACTTGATTTGGGTTAAGCATTATTGGGCTAATCATGTGTTGATCCAAAACCTTAACCAAAATTCTAGAATAATCTTCCACCTccttaagttaaaaaaaaatctagatatTGTTATAGAAAAATCTAGATAATTAGAATAAAATAATCTAGATATTATGGTAGAATTATCTAGATTTAAGATTAAAATATTTCAGATATTTTGTATAATGGAGGCTATAAATACCTCCACTCTCTTCTCATTTTGGATTATCAAGAAGTATCCAAGTTTGTAAGAATCATCTAAGTAATAAGAATCTTCTTGTAAGTTATAAAAAAACTTTCTTCTTCACACAAAACACTTTCTTTTCAAACACCTAAAACACTTTCTCCATCTTTATAAAGTTTTTCATTCCAacaaagtggtatcagagctacaAATTCCCTTTGAAGATGGCAAATAGTGGTGTTCCCCTCCAAGTTCCATTGCTCACTAAGAGCAACTATGACAATTGGAGTCTTAGGATGATGGCTATCTTAGGAGCACATGATGTGTGGGAGATAGTCGAGAAAGGCTTCAATGAACCGGAGAATGATGGTGGTCTATCTCAAACTCAAAAAGATGGTTTGAGAGATTCAAGGAAGAGAGACAAGAAGGCTCTCTGTCTAATCTATCAAGGATTAGATGAAGATACATTTGAGAAGGTTGCTGGTGCAAAGACGTCCAAAGAAGCATGGGACAAGCTTCGGACATCTTACAAGGGAGCGGAACAAGTTAAGAAGGTACGACTTCAAACTCTAAGAGGAGAATTTGAAGCATTACAAATGAAGGAAGGAGAACTCATCTCAGATTACTTCTCAAGAGTCTTGACGGTTACTAATAACCTAAAAAGAAATGGTGAGAAGTTAGATGAGGTGAGAATCATGGAGAAAGTTCTTAGATCATTGGATTCGAAATTCGAGCACATTGTTACGGTGATTGAAGAGACAAAAGACTTGGAGACTATGACGATGGAGCAACTTCTTGGATCACTACAAGcttatgaagaaaagaagaagaagaaagaagatattGTGGAGCAAGTTCTCAAGATGAGAATTGATCACAAGGAAGAAAGTGGCCGAAGCAATCCAAGACGTGGTGGCGGTCATTTCCGAGGACGAGGTCGTGGTGTAAATGGACGAGGTTGGAGACCATATGAAGACAACTTCAACCAAAGAGGAGAGAATTCATCAAGAGGTCGTGGAAGAGGAAACCCAAAATCAAGGTACGATAAAACAAGCATCAAATGCTATAGTTGCGGAAAGCTTGGACATTATGCTTCTGAATGCAAAACTCCATACAACAATAGAGTTGAAGAGAAGTCCAACTATGTTGAAGAACGGTGTAAGGAAGAAGATATGCTGTTGATGGCTTACAAGAAGGATGAACCAAATGAGGTTCACAAGTGGTACCTTGATAGTGGTGCAAGCAACCACATGTGTGGAAATAAAAGCATGTTCGTGGAGCTTGATGAATCGGTGAAAACCAATGTGGCTTTGGGAGATGAATCGAAGATGGAGGTGAAAGGTAAAGGAAATATTCTCATCCGCTTGAAGAATGGAGATCATCAATTCATTTCCAACGTTTACTACATTCCAAGCATGAAGACCAACATCTTGAGCCTAGGACAACTCTTAGAGAAAGGTTATGACATTCGACTAAAGGATAATAGCCTTTCTTTAAGAGATAATGCAAATAATCTCATCACAAAGGTGCCGATGTCAAGTAATAGAATGTTTGTCCTAAACATTCAAAATGACATTGCACGATGTCTCAAGATGTGCTACAAGGAGGAATCTTGGCTTTGGCATCTTCGATTTGGGCATCTCAACTTTGGAAGCTTAGAGCTACTTTCCAAGAAAGAAATGGTGAAAGGATTACCTTGCATCAATCATCCAAATCAAGTATGTGAAGGTTGCTTACTTGGAAAGCAATTCAAGATGAGTTTTCCAAAGGAGTCGGAGACAAGAGCAAGAAAGCCACTAGAACTCATACATACAGATGTATGTGGTCCGATCAAACCAAGTTCACTTGGTAAGAGTAACTACTTCCTTCTCTTTATCGATGACTTTTCAAGAAAAACATGGGTttactttttgaaacaaaaatcagaagtgtttgaaattttcaaaaagttcAAAGCCCATGTTGAGAAGGAAAGTGGTCTTAAGATCAAGTCCATGAGATCGGACCGAGGAGGAGAGTTCATGTCCAAGGAGTTTCTGAAGTATTGTGAAGATAATGGAATTCGAAGACAGTTGACGGTGCCAAGAAcccctcaacaaaatggagtagCAGAAAGAAAGAATAGGACAATACTTGAGATGGCAAGAAGCATGCTCAAGAGTAAGAAGCTACCAAAGGAGTTGTGGGCAGAAGCAGTTGCTTGTGCGGTTTATATATCAAACCGTTCTCCAACAAAGAGTGTTTTAGAAAAGACACCACAAGAAGCTTGGAGTGGAAGGAAGCCTGGAGTCTCACATCTAAGAGTCTTTGGAAGCATTGCTCACGCTCATGTTCCAGACGAGAACCGGAGCAAACTAGATGATAAAAGTGAGAAGTATATCTTCATTGGGTATGACGCTAACTCTAAAGGCTACAAGCTCTACAATCCTGAAACAAAGAAGACAATCATTAGTAGGAATGTCATCTTTGATGAAGAAAGAGAATGGGATTGGAGATCAAATGATGAAGACTACAACTTCTTTCCACCCTTTGAAGAAGAGAACGTAGAGAAACCGAGAGAAGAGCCAACTACACCACCAACTTCACCAACAACAAGTTCTCATGGAGATGAAAGCTCAAGTGAAAGGACTCCACGTTTTAGAAGTCTACAAGACATCTACGAGGTAACCGGAAATCAAGACAATCTTACTTTATTTTGTCTATTTGCGGATTGCGAGCCTATGAACTTTGAAGAAGCCCAAGAAAAGAAGTCATGGAGAAGTGCAATGGATGAGGAAATCAAGTCGATTCAAAAGAACGATACATGGGAGTTAGCTTCACTTCCAAATGGACACAAGGCAATTGGTGTGAAGTGGGTGTACAAGGCAAAGAAGAACTCTAAAGGAGAAGTTGAAAGGTACAAGGCAAGATTGGTGGCAAAAGGCTATAGTCAAAGAGCCGGGATCGACTATGATGAGGTATTTGCTCCAGTTGCTCGCTTAGAAACGGTTAGACTAATCATTTCATTGGCGGCCCAAAAGAGTTGGAGGATAcatcaaatggatgtaaaaTCAGCCTTCTTAAATGGAGACCTTGAAGAAGAAGTCTACATTGAGCAACCAGAAGGCTACATAGtcaaaggagaagaagacaaagtctTAAGGCTGAAAAAGGCGCTTTATGGATTAAAGCAAGCACCAAGAGCATGGAACACTCGGATTGATAAGTACTTCAAGGAGAAAGACTTCATCAAGTGTCCATATGAGCATGCACTTTAtatcaaaactcaaaacaaagatATATTGATTGCATGCTTATATGTTGATGACTTGATATTCACTGGCAACAATCCGATTATGTTTGAAGATTTCAAGATGGAGATGACAAAAGAGTTCGAGATGACCGACATTGGACTAATGTCATACTACCTTGGCATTGAAGTAAAGCAAGAAGAAAATGGAATCTTCATTACTCAAGAAGGCTATGCAAAAGAGGTGCTTAAGAAGTTCAAGATGGATGACTCAAATCCAGTTTGCACGCCAATGGAATGTGGAGTCAAGttgtcaaaggaagaagaaggagagagtGTGGATCCAACACTCTTTAAGAGTTTGGTTGGAAGCTTACGATATCTAACGTGCACAAGGCCAGACATCCTACACGCAGTTGGAGTTGTGAGTCGATACATGGAGCATCCAACAACAACTCATTTCAAGGCAGCCAAGAGGATCTTACGCTATATCAAAGGTACAATCAACTTTGGCTTGTATTACTCCATTTCTGACGATTACAAGCTTGTTGGATATAGCGATAGCGATTGGGGTGGAGATGTAGATGACCGGAAAAGCACAAGTGGCTTCGTGTTTTTCATTGGAGAAACTGCTTTCACATGGATGTCAAAGAAGCAACCAATAGTCACCCTTTCTACTTGTGAAGCGGAGTATGTGGCAGCTACTTCATGTGTTTGCCATGCTATTTGGCTACGAAACTTGCTAAAGGAGTTGAACCTACCACAAGAGGAGCCAACGAAGATCTTTGTGGATAACAAGTCGGCAATAGCATTGGCGAAAAATCCAGTCTTCCATGATCGAAGTAAGCACATCGACACTCGTTATCACTACATTAGAGAATGTGTTACCAGGATGGATGTGCAATTGGAGTATGTGAAGACAAATAATCAAGTAGCTGATATCTTCACCAAGCCACTCAAGCGGGAAGATTTTATCAAGATGAGGAGCTTACTCGGAGTAACCAAATCAAGTTTAAGAGGGGGTGTTGAAAAGTAAACTTGATTTGGGTTAAGCATTATTGGGCTAATCATGTGTTGATCCAAAACCTTAACCAAAATTCTAGAATAATCTTCCACCTccttaagttaaaaaaaaatctagatatTGTTATAGAAAAATCTAGATAATTAGAATAAAATAATCTAGATATTATGGTAGAATTATCTAGATTTAAGATTAAAATATTTCAGATATTTTGTATAATGGAGGCTATAAATACCTCCACTCTCTTCTCATTTTGGATTATCAAGAAGTATCCAAGTTTGTAAGAATCATCTAAGTAATAAGAATCTTCATGTAAGTTATAAAAAAACTTTCTTCTTCACACAAAACACTTTCTTTTCAAACACCTAAAACACTTTCTCCATCTTTATAAAGTTTTTCATTCCAACAAAACTTGTCCCAGAAGATTAAGAGTTTCCCACAGTAGTTAGTTACTGCAAGAGCACCAGCACAACAATTCCTATTCAATACCTCTAAGCCTTTGACCATTTTCCATTTTTGAAGCTTTGTGTCAAACCACGAGAAATATTCTTCACCACAATAGTACCAAACGTTCTCTATTAAACACGCTCTCTCAAACTGCAGTGCCTCGGTTACAACTCCCCATTTACCTTCTTTTGGatcataataataatactcATTCTTGGCATTGCTCCTAACGTAAACCTTTCCATCGGTCACCTTCGTTGACTTTAGTAAAGACGAGCGGAGCTCAGCGCCAGGGTCAGGTAAAGACTCCCAAGTTTGAGTATTTGTGTCGAAAACTTCAGCCCAGTTAGTGGTTTCATCTGCCTTGCAACCACCCACTACGTATATTTTCCCATCGAGAATAGCCACCATAGGATTATCTCTAGCCACCTTCATTCTAGGGGCTTCTCTCCAGGCGTGAGTGCTCTCATTTTGGTTACGTACCCACATGGGGAGTGGCGTCGGTGGAATATTGTAATCCTTGACTATGTATTGTTTGGACCCAACCATGCCCATAGATAAATCTGTTACATAAGGAGAATATGAAGAGGGTATTGGTACCAACAAAGTATTTCGTGTGGTGGACTTGTCCTCTTCCATGTCATTAGTTAGGATCTGATCAGGTCTTATCCAGAGGCTAAACCAGGAGGGGAGACGACGCCCGGGCAACTTTAAGCAGACCTGAAGGATGTGTTCACGTGTTTTCAAGTGATATCGAGCAAACAAGAGCTCTCTGGATAAGATGAGAGAGTTGAATCTCTTGGATACTAAGGAGAGTTTCGGGTAGTAGGATATCGATATGTGAGCTAAAAAGTTTATAACCATCTCATCTGGAAGCGACGAAAGGTTTGTCTCTTTGTTCGCCATCGGGACTAATAGCTACAAGGTTGGAGCAAAACTAGACAGAGATTTTGCTTGGGGTGTTTCTTCTAGTTATCTTCCAATCCTCGTTAACTAGGTCTTGTTGATCTTACCAAGCTGTAGATATATGTTGCGTCTATTGATAACTAATGTGTATATAaacaacatattttgtaaaatataaaattataatcttttccttttccttttcctaATTCTTGACTCTATCTACTTGTCTAAGTACATGTacatatctattctattaatttataactaGACCCTGACCCGCGCGCCAGCGCGGATATGAATTTTCggtttttagttatttatttaactaatgatgtatttgtaatatttgatgtattatattcaccaagtaaataatttttttggcgTCTTAAACCATCTATTTATGAAGAATATTcgatattatataaaaaattgaacaaatagacgtaattagagaattgtagacgatatataaaaataatggtattaatacaaaatatgaagaaatattatatGATGACTTAGTATggcataaaatattataaattagttatacatgtttaaagaaaatacaatgatttttaaacttatataaaaaatttaacatataaaaaagggcgatgaattagtcatcaaattgtaaataatttcataattttattaataataaattgtttataatcttatttattgatttttttatataaagctTAGAAAATCAATAGGATGATTGGTTGGTTGATACATCCTATAAAGAAAACGAAAACTATAGGTGGTTTGAATATTGCTACGGAAATATGATGTATTTTAAGTTCGATCGTTGCATAATATAAGTTGATTATATAAAACTTGAGCATGACTTTTTCAAACTAAAGTATATGTAGGTTATATGCATTTGTTATATagtagttaatatattt
This genomic window contains:
- the LOC103872535 gene encoding putative F-box/kelch-repeat protein At4g39756, which encodes MANKETNLSSLPDEMVINFLAHISISYYPKLSLVSKRFNSLILSRELLFARYHLKTREHILQVCLKLPGRRLPSWFSLWIRPDQILTNDMEEDKSTTRNTLLVPIPSSYSPYVTDLSMGMVGSKQYIVKDYNIPPTPLPMWVRNQNESTHAWREAPRMKVARDNPMVAILDGKIYVVGGCKADETTNWAEVFDTNTQTWESLPDPGAELRSSLLKSTKVTDGKVYVRSNAKNEYYYYDPKEGKWGVVTEALQFERACLIENVWYYCGEEYFSWFDTKLQKWKMVKGLEVLNRNCCAGALAVTNYCGKLLIFWDKFCWNEKLYKDGESVLGV